The window TGCACGCATCGCGCGGAGCCGGGCTGCTCGGTTCTCGAGGGGCTGGAATCCGGCACCGTGCCGAAGATCGTCTACCACCGTTACCGGCGCCTCCTGGAAGAGGTCGAGGTCCCATGAACGAGCTCCATCGTGCGGAGGAGATCGAGTCCCGGCTCGGCGAGCTGCTCATCGTCGGTTTCCCTGGCACCGAGGTCACTCCGGAGATCGAGTCGAAGCTCCGCGCGATCGCGCCCGCGGGCGTGATCTTCTTCGCTCCCAACTTCCCCGACGCCGGGACCGCGGGGAGGCTCTGCCGCTCGCTGCACGGGATCCTCGGCACGCCCGAGCGGCCGGCGCTGATCTCCGTCGACGAAGAAGGGGGCATGGTGTCCCAGCTCTCCGGCTTCTGGGAGGTTCCGCCTTCGGCGCGCGCGGTCGCGGCGTCGGGGGGGCCGCCGCTCGTGAAGGACCTCGCGACGCGCACGGCGCAGCGGCTCCTCGCGCTGGGCGTGAACCTGAACTACGCGCCCGTGCTCGACATCCACTCGAATCCCCGCAATCCGGTGATCGGGATCCGCTCCTTCGGCTCGTCCGCGTCCCAGGTGACGGCATGCGGCCGCGCCGCGATCGAGGGGATGCAGGCGGTCGGGATGATCCCGGTCGTGAAGCACTTCCCGGGACATGGGGACACGTCCCTGGACTCCCATCTCACGCTCCCCACGCTCGAGGTCGACGCGCGGACACTCGCCCTTCGCGAGCTGCGTCCGTTCGAGGCGGCGGTGAACGGCGGCGCGCCCGTGGTGATGGTCGCGCACGTCTCGGTGCCGGCCGTGGAGCCCGATCCGTCCGTGCCCGCGACGCTGTCGCGCGCGGTCGTGACGGGGCTCCTGCGTGAGCGAATGGGCTTCCAGGGCGTGGTCGTCACGGACGCGCTCGAGATGGCCGGCGCCACGTCCCGCGGCTCGTACGGCGAGGTCGCGGTGCGCGCGATCGAGGCGGGGTGCGACCTCCTTCTCTACTCGAAGCTCGAGCCGGGCCCCGAGGAGGCGCTCGCCGCGATCCGCGAAGCGCTCCGGAGCGGCCGTCTCACCCCCGAGCGCGTGGCGCTCTCGATCGAGCGGATCGGAAGGCTTCGCGCGGGGAGCGCCGCGCGTCCGCCCCGGGACTGGTCGTTTCTCCTCGAGCGCGA of the Candidatus Eisenbacteria bacterium genome contains:
- a CDS encoding glycoside hydrolase family 3 protein, which translates into the protein MNELHRAEEIESRLGELLIVGFPGTEVTPEIESKLRAIAPAGVIFFAPNFPDAGTAGRLCRSLHGILGTPERPALISVDEEGGMVSQLSGFWEVPPSARAVAASGGPPLVKDLATRTAQRLLALGVNLNYAPVLDIHSNPRNPVIGIRSFGSSASQVTACGRAAIEGMQAVGMIPVVKHFPGHGDTSLDSHLTLPTLEVDARTLALRELRPFEAAVNGGAPVVMVAHVSVPAVEPDPSVPATLSRAVVTGLLRERMGFQGVVVTDALEMAGATSRGSYGEVAVRAIEAGCDLLLYSKLEPGPEEALAAIREALRSGRLTPERVALSIERIGRLRAGSAARPPRDWSFLLEREAREAVPGDELERIAEGALRILRQGAGGVPLHSPVDVLEINRPSTRAPMADLLRAHGMTVREHGEDPAGWPKRIEKSALLTIATRGEPTEEQTALGRAWLARFPETVTVASLNPHAADDWPEVRTLFATFDNGPASRRSLARRLAGANVVVKK